Proteins from one Gemmatimonadaceae bacterium genomic window:
- a CDS encoding DUF308 domain-containing protein: MDGIQARLSDSLQHRWTALLWRGIIAIAIGLLVWSRPGISLKLLILAFGLWALVDGLVNCWLAFEDRPEKSWGWMLLDGIIGIVIGLIALARPGATALGLLFLIATWAVLRGILEIVVAISLRKELAGEWRLLLAGALSIVFGAIVFARPGAGLLAVIWIIGFYAVLYGIMLVMLAFKAKNLGKGLAAGV, translated from the coding sequence ATGGACGGAATACAGGCACGACTTTCGGACTCGCTCCAGCATCGCTGGACAGCGTTGTTGTGGCGAGGAATCATCGCGATCGCGATCGGGCTGCTCGTGTGGTCGAGACCGGGCATCTCGCTGAAGCTCTTGATACTCGCGTTCGGCCTCTGGGCGCTCGTCGACGGTCTCGTGAACTGTTGGCTCGCCTTCGAGGACCGGCCGGAAAAGTCGTGGGGATGGATGCTCCTCGATGGGATCATCGGCATCGTGATCGGCTTGATCGCGCTCGCCAGACCGGGAGCGACGGCGCTTGGACTGCTGTTTCTCATCGCGACCTGGGCGGTGCTCCGAGGGATTCTCGAGATCGTCGTCGCGATCTCGCTGCGCAAAGAGTTGGCGGGAGAATGGCGGCTGCTCCTCGCCGGTGCGCTCTCGATCGTGTTCGGCGCGATCGTCTTCGCGCGTCCAGGTGCGGGCTTGCTCGCCGTCATCTGGATCATCGGCTTCTATGCCGTGCTCTATGGCATCATGCTCGTGATGCTCGCGTTCAAGGCGAAGAACCTGGGCAAGGGCCTCGCGGCCGGCGTCTGA
- the glsA gene encoding glutaminase A produces the protein MTAVTQHDRAGIRRVATLGTLATLTMLAAASPRLVAAQSAPDYQRIVTAAYEKYKNLNEGKNADYIPALAKVNPNLFGIALITPDGQVYTAGDITSEVSIQSVSKVFTMARVIQDSGETAIEKNTGVDATGQAFNSIVAIEKDKGHEMNPLVNAGAITTTSMIGGGSADAVWSNIMNTLNEFAGRQLTVNQEVYKSEAATNQRNQAIGALMYAYGHISANWAQAVDLYTRQCSVNVNAKDLAAMAATLANGGMNPVTGRQVVDARHVPGILAVMATAGLYDNSGEWLYATGLPAKSGVGGGLIAVSPDRFGIAVVSPPLDSAGNSVRGQKAITEISTALRGNPFISQAHNTIAKKR, from the coding sequence ATGACCGCGGTCACGCAGCACGACCGCGCCGGGATCCGGCGCGTTGCCACGCTCGGCACCTTGGCCACGCTCACGATGCTCGCCGCCGCATCGCCGAGGCTCGTCGCGGCTCAGAGCGCGCCCGACTACCAGCGCATCGTGACCGCCGCCTACGAGAAATACAAGAATTTGAATGAAGGCAAGAACGCGGATTACATCCCCGCGCTGGCCAAAGTCAATCCCAACCTGTTCGGCATCGCGCTGATCACGCCGGACGGCCAGGTCTACACCGCGGGCGACATCACGAGCGAAGTCTCGATTCAGTCGGTGTCGAAGGTGTTCACGATGGCTCGCGTGATCCAGGATTCCGGCGAGACCGCGATCGAGAAGAACACGGGCGTCGACGCCACCGGACAGGCGTTCAATTCGATCGTGGCCATCGAGAAGGACAAGGGGCACGAAATGAATCCGCTCGTCAACGCGGGCGCGATCACGACGACGAGCATGATCGGCGGCGGCAGCGCGGACGCCGTCTGGTCGAACATCATGAACACCCTGAACGAGTTCGCCGGCCGACAGCTGACCGTCAACCAGGAAGTGTACAAGTCCGAGGCGGCGACGAATCAGCGAAACCAGGCGATCGGCGCGCTGATGTACGCGTACGGCCACATTTCGGCGAATTGGGCGCAGGCGGTGGACCTCTACACGCGTCAGTGCTCGGTGAACGTCAATGCGAAGGATCTCGCCGCCATGGCCGCGACGCTCGCCAACGGCGGCATGAACCCGGTCACCGGCCGGCAGGTGGTCGATGCTCGGCACGTGCCCGGGATTCTCGCGGTGATGGCGACCGCCGGGTTGTATGACAACTCGGGCGAGTGGCTGTACGCCACCGGGCTTCCCGCGAAGAGCGGCGTCGGCGGCGGCTTGATCGCCGTCTCGCCCGACCGGTTCGGCATCGCCGTCGTCTCGCCGCCGCTCGATTCGGCCGGCAACAGCGTACGCGGACAGAAAGCGATCACCGAGATCTCGACGGCGCTGCGCGGCAATCCGTTCATCAGCCAGGCCCACAACACGATCGCGAAGAAACGCTGA
- a CDS encoding DcaP family trimeric outer membrane transporter gives MGISIGSKFGRRTLGFAALLLVADARASTAQRDTSVKIEIYGFAMADVIFDFKTNNPDWFDVNRPSKLPAFDDEFGHNGHTWLSARQSRFGTKATIPTSHGPDITVVFDWDLFGVGIDAGQTTIRPRHMYGRWGKFGAGQLESPFMDLDVFPNILEYWGPNGMLFFRNVQVFWEPVDRPDGTRAIFALERPGASGDAGRVADREELQNIIARFPLPDISGTFRYGAKWGYGKVAGMLRWFKWDDVLTTDAFDLSSGTFGWGVSLSGGYKPSTRDLIHAQVVYGAGVENYFNDAPVDIGARTNFDDPLRPVTGKALPDFGLALYLDHTWNSKFTSSIGYSRVDIQNSDLQLPEAFRIGQYASANLLWTPVKDILMGGEFQWGYRQNHSDGFTFNDYRLQFSAKYSFSQTFGGSK, from the coding sequence ATGGGAATTTCCATCGGAAGTAAGTTCGGGCGACGGACTCTCGGGTTCGCGGCGCTGCTCCTCGTCGCCGATGCGCGCGCAAGCACCGCGCAGCGCGACACATCGGTCAAGATCGAGATCTACGGCTTTGCCATGGCCGACGTGATCTTCGACTTCAAGACGAACAACCCCGACTGGTTCGACGTGAACCGGCCGTCGAAGCTGCCCGCGTTCGACGACGAGTTCGGGCACAATGGGCACACCTGGTTGAGCGCGCGCCAGTCGCGATTCGGCACCAAGGCGACGATTCCGACGTCCCACGGCCCCGACATCACGGTCGTGTTCGACTGGGATCTCTTCGGCGTCGGCATCGACGCCGGCCAGACGACGATTCGGCCGCGACACATGTACGGACGATGGGGAAAATTCGGAGCCGGGCAACTCGAAAGTCCCTTCATGGACCTCGACGTGTTTCCGAACATCCTCGAGTACTGGGGGCCCAACGGGATGCTCTTCTTCCGGAACGTGCAGGTGTTCTGGGAGCCCGTCGATAGGCCGGACGGCACGCGCGCCATCTTCGCGCTGGAACGCCCGGGCGCGAGCGGCGACGCCGGACGCGTGGCGGACCGTGAAGAACTGCAGAACATCATCGCCCGTTTCCCGCTTCCCGACATCTCGGGCACGTTCCGCTATGGCGCGAAATGGGGGTACGGCAAGGTCGCCGGAATGCTCCGTTGGTTCAAATGGGATGACGTGCTCACCACCGACGCGTTCGATCTGAGCAGCGGGACCTTCGGATGGGGCGTGTCGCTCAGCGGCGGCTACAAGCCCAGTACGAGAGACCTGATCCACGCACAAGTCGTGTACGGCGCGGGCGTCGAGAACTATTTCAACGACGCACCCGTGGACATCGGCGCGCGAACCAATTTCGACGACCCCCTCAGGCCGGTCACCGGCAAGGCGCTCCCCGACTTCGGCCTGGCGCTGTATCTGGACCACACGTGGAACAGCAAGTTCACGAGCTCGATCGGCTACTCGCGCGTGGACATTCAAAACAGCGATCTCCAATTGCCCGAAGCGTTCCGGATCGGACAATACGCCAGCGCCAATCTCCTCTGGACGCCCGTGAAGGACATCTTGATGGGCGGTGAGTTCCAGTGGGGATACCGGCAGAACCACAGCGACGGCTTCACGTTCAACGACTACCGGCTCCAGTTCTCAGCCAAGTATTCCTTCTCGCAAACCTTTGGGGGCAGCAAATGA